One window from the genome of Metabacillus flavus encodes:
- the esaA gene encoding type VII secretion protein EsaA: MTEQTKHMMKMILAVVLILAVPALFFQTIGQNPMEVQDKATRTIAVVNEDNGLPESDEDSFGKLVTAAMSKNSDYEWKALARSGAESEMKNQNVDAIIYIPSDFSTNILTYEETQPAKAEFKFKVQDQLTAVDKEKVLRTIEEATDVANKKTAVYYWDTIAQEMDDVKKKFDQILEKEDQFQKTMVAFYKPSSKDLSGEIESQKQMLQQLQATMLDASKSAPEREQNAEEFQKNLASFVTYVDSYQLYQQNQMELMREVQNQTITGLQASMSNQSQRNSESFQKIDSQVGQINNDMSAIQATLQEGSDNATEIERILQGQMDRQISDLKAVQAQYLDLYEKTMKETTLTELESTMASLRKELQNTPEPGTPGTPAEPGTPTVPETPETPETPNPNPISSLQEQQTALKAVAEQAKQLQESLNKIPDPKPNEAVNAANSLGQLALTANEIEKQLAEKDASNQEWQKKYDQLAKDYEKLLSDNTGILTENQRLREENKRLSDQILSLQGNVQPVIDAVKKKEQAILSDSNLTEERKKTLEPIFQESIQKVTIEPLFAYYAKLDQYESTLKDLNSSDSTEKNTVLANEELNEKMKTALAPTDEEREATDAMQGNFPSAQLEMTRLEESFQTFIADYSGSVADQQTAMMDEITAIQTNADNLMQQLQSGSAPGQPEQAEPSQAPTSGTGLVSGTQSITSTIDQMNSIIDSLGERQTNVLTYTDELYNKVDEVQTKSDELNDKWATNVAATELSRDQVYDVLRNARIDGQDNGFVYDHLANPIQISGEEPIEKAKTVPPVVILVIVLLSSLLIGYFSGVYFKTAPLWLRATLFILLNVIVGLLISVFGTNIYSLADDRAIQWSIFTIVLLLTASSLIRVAYLFNNTTGMLASVALTAYFVSPLLALTVPNFNYSDPISTVYISIQEDANNLFTEGVLVLGGILLILTVIPFIIRAIMDNRASQKEAHEA, translated from the coding sequence ATGACGGAACAAACCAAACACATGATGAAAATGATTCTAGCAGTCGTTCTCATTCTTGCCGTCCCTGCCCTGTTTTTCCAAACCATCGGCCAAAATCCGATGGAGGTACAGGATAAAGCCACCCGCACCATCGCTGTCGTTAACGAAGATAATGGGTTGCCGGAAAGTGACGAAGACTCATTCGGAAAGCTCGTTACCGCAGCAATGAGCAAAAATTCCGACTACGAATGGAAAGCACTCGCCCGCAGCGGAGCGGAAAGTGAAATGAAAAATCAGAATGTCGATGCCATCATCTACATTCCATCCGACTTCTCCACTAACATTCTGACATATGAAGAAACGCAGCCGGCCAAAGCGGAATTCAAATTCAAGGTCCAGGACCAGCTTACCGCTGTCGACAAAGAGAAAGTTCTACGGACCATTGAAGAAGCAACAGACGTCGCCAACAAAAAAACCGCTGTTTACTACTGGGACACCATTGCCCAGGAAATGGACGATGTAAAAAAGAAGTTCGATCAAATTCTTGAAAAAGAAGACCAGTTCCAAAAGACAATGGTCGCCTTCTACAAACCAAGCTCAAAAGACCTGTCAGGGGAGATTGAATCCCAGAAACAAATGCTGCAGCAGCTTCAGGCCACCATGCTCGATGCATCCAAGTCAGCCCCTGAGCGCGAACAAAATGCAGAGGAATTCCAGAAAAACCTGGCATCCTTCGTCACATATGTAGACAGCTACCAGCTATATCAGCAAAATCAGATGGAGCTGATGAGAGAGGTTCAGAATCAGACCATAACCGGACTGCAGGCAAGCATGTCCAACCAGTCCCAGCGTAACAGCGAGTCCTTCCAGAAGATCGACAGCCAGGTCGGCCAAATCAACAATGATATGTCCGCCATTCAAGCAACACTTCAGGAAGGCTCAGACAATGCAACCGAAATTGAACGAATTCTTCAAGGCCAAATGGATCGCCAAATCAGCGACCTAAAAGCGGTCCAGGCCCAGTACCTGGATCTGTATGAAAAAACAATGAAAGAAACAACGCTTACAGAACTTGAAAGCACAATGGCTTCACTAAGAAAAGAACTGCAAAACACGCCGGAACCGGGTACCCCTGGAACACCAGCCGAGCCGGGCACACCAACGGTTCCTGAAACACCGGAAACACCAGAAACACCAAATCCAAACCCGATTTCAAGCCTTCAGGAACAGCAAACTGCCCTCAAAGCAGTAGCGGAGCAAGCAAAACAGCTTCAGGAATCACTTAACAAGATTCCAGATCCAAAGCCAAATGAAGCCGTCAACGCAGCAAACAGCCTTGGCCAGCTCGCCCTAACAGCAAACGAAATCGAAAAACAGCTTGCTGAAAAAGATGCGAGCAATCAAGAATGGCAGAAGAAATACGATCAGCTTGCAAAGGACTACGAAAAGCTATTATCAGATAATACGGGAATTCTGACCGAAAACCAGCGCCTGAGAGAAGAGAACAAGCGTCTCTCCGACCAAATTCTATCCCTTCAAGGGAATGTCCAGCCGGTTATCGATGCCGTTAAGAAAAAAGAACAGGCAATCCTGAGCGATTCCAATCTGACGGAAGAGCGGAAAAAGACACTCGAACCAATTTTCCAGGAATCCATCCAAAAGGTCACCATTGAACCGCTCTTTGCTTACTATGCAAAACTTGATCAATACGAATCGACTCTAAAAGACTTGAATTCGTCAGACAGCACAGAGAAAAACACCGTGCTTGCAAATGAAGAATTAAACGAAAAAATGAAAACAGCGCTCGCTCCGACAGATGAAGAACGCGAGGCAACAGACGCCATGCAGGGCAACTTCCCATCCGCTCAGCTCGAAATGACAAGGCTAGAAGAATCCTTCCAGACCTTCATCGCGGACTACAGCGGAAGCGTAGCCGACCAGCAAACGGCCATGATGGACGAAATTACAGCCATCCAGACAAACGCTGACAATCTCATGCAGCAGCTGCAATCCGGATCCGCCCCTGGCCAGCCGGAACAAGCAGAGCCTTCACAGGCACCAACAAGCGGCACCGGACTCGTATCCGGCACCCAAAGCATCACAAGCACCATCGACCAAATGAACAGCATCATAGACTCACTGGGTGAACGCCAAACAAACGTCCTTACCTATACGGACGAACTGTATAACAAAGTTGACGAAGTTCAAACGAAATCCGACGAACTCAACGACAAATGGGCAACAAACGTAGCAGCAACCGAGCTATCCAGAGACCAAGTCTATGACGTACTAAGAAACGCACGCATCGACGGACAGGACAACGGCTTCGTCTACGACCACCTGGCGAACCCAATCCAAATCTCAGGAGAAGAACCGATTGAAAAAGCCAAAACCGTACCGCCAGTCGTCATCCTGGTCATCGTCCTCCTAAGCAGCCTGCTCATCGGCTACTTCAGCGGCGTCTATTTCAAAACAGCACCACTCTGGCTGCGGGCAACCCTGTTCATCCTGCTCAACGTCATCGTCGGCCTGCTCATCAGCGTATTCGGCACCAACATCTACTCACTCGCTGACGACCGCGCCATCCAATGGTCCATCTTTACAATTGTATTGCTGCTCACAGCATCCAGCCTGATCCGCGTCGCCTACCTGTTCAACAACACAACAGGCATGCTCGCAAGCGTAGCCCTCACAGCCTACTTCGTGAGCCCGCTGCTCGCCCTAACCGTTCCAAACTTTAATTACAGTGATCCAATCTCAACCGTCTACATCTCCATTCAAGAAGACGCAAACAACCTCTTCACAGAAGGCGTCCTCGTACTAGGCGGAATACTATTAATCCTAACGGTCATCCCGTTTATCATCCGAGCCATCATGGACAACCGCGCCTCCCAAAAAGAAGCGCACGAAGCCTAA
- the essC gene encoding type VII secretion protein EssC, whose product MSTLWVFYQRTYQPYSISDSTTRTLTIGPEYSDTLTVRSFPFSSGALELTREEGKSEFQIGINGEKKGSLAEKGSFVWEEEGHSLVLCLTPELQKARSLFTGYEHEILFSGEKGAQISSSSPTSDGSFRLIKQDQGWTLESASSRLYKNGHRIDGKTDIQIGDILLWGFMTITVVDDDIMAVSDLEEFKTTLTEARKPESEMKKKYPAYRRTPRMIYDLPDDKISLNMPLQETEDTNRGLWLIIMPPLVMLILMGIVALVQPRGIYIIITVAMFSMTLITSSVQYFKERSQRKKREERRVRVYKAYLERSRAELQELSQRQKTVLRYHFPSFEKMKYMTEDISDRIWERTIDSKDFLQLRIGNGQSPSSYTVTLSSSDLANREIDDLLEQSQDLEKAYKEVGPVPIPVQLKDGAMGLIGKEKTVKKELHQLIGQLAFSHSYHDLRFVFIFDEDEYEDWQWMKWLPHFQLPHAYAKGMIYNEQTRDQLLSSLYELIRERDIQKDEKGIFFSPHIVFIVTNQQLIADHIILEYLESEHQKLGISAIFAAENKESLTEHIHTLIRYVNEKEGDILIQEKKAVQIPFNLDQHSLETNETFARTLRTLDHLTGMTNSIPNSVSFLGMFQAKEVDELPIEQNWLTRESAKSLAVPIGLKGKEDLVELNLHEKAHGPHGLLAGTTGSGKSEFLQTYILSLAAHFHPHEVAFLLIDYKGGGMAQPFKNMPHLLGTITNIEGSKNFSARALASIKSELKRRQRLFDQHTVNHINDYTKLYKKGEATDPLPHLFLISDEFAELKSEEPDFIRELVSAARIGRSLGVHLILATQKPGGVIDNQIWSNARFRVALKVQDATDSKEILKNADAAAITVTGRGYLQVGNNEVYELFQSAWSGAPYNEETREGEDEVALVTDLGFVPLSDVSASIEKKRDVQTEIDVVVEKIAETQKKLNIKKLPSPWLPPLEERISRIGHMSEQEGEIVMGIIDEPEKQSQTAFAYNMIDDGSIGIFGTSGYGKSVSAMTLLMGMASKMSPEELHVYIMDFGNGALLPLRQLPHTADYFLVDQSRKIEKFMSILKDELAKRKRLFQQHEVSSIKMYNNLSPEKLPVIFITIDNFDIIKDEMYDLETELNQILRDGQSLGIYMMITASRANAVRHSIMSNLKTKIAHYMLDSSELHAIVGRPQYAMEAIPGRAFIKKEHTYFAQMLLPADGANDYELLDQLKEDIQMLVEKYSSYTRPKPVPMLPTDLSTITFSQYIEGHQRPGIIPIGLHEEQVQPVHLNLLKNKHCLIIGQSQKGKTNVLKVVINTVMAQQEEKIALFDSIDRGLSSYATEEKIDYLESKESIAAWLDYVEALMTEREEQYMKAINEGKAGEVSFTPLLLVIDGYARFLQAADSLIQDRIVKFMKNFSHLGFNIIVAGSNAEISKGYDTLSSELKQIRQAIILMKKSEQTILTLPYDRKEVEINAGFGYYAENGRVTKIQIPLSAIERKIYS is encoded by the coding sequence ATGAGTACGTTATGGGTCTTTTATCAGCGGACTTATCAGCCATATTCTATTTCCGATTCGACAACCCGCACGCTGACCATCGGGCCGGAATACAGCGATACGCTTACGGTGCGCTCATTTCCTTTTTCCTCAGGAGCCCTGGAGCTGACGAGAGAAGAAGGGAAGAGCGAATTTCAGATTGGAATCAATGGAGAAAAGAAGGGCAGCCTTGCAGAAAAGGGCTCGTTCGTCTGGGAAGAAGAGGGACACAGCCTTGTTCTCTGCCTCACTCCCGAGCTTCAAAAAGCCCGGTCGCTCTTCACCGGCTACGAGCACGAAATTCTCTTCTCAGGAGAGAAAGGCGCACAGATTTCAAGCTCAAGCCCGACCTCAGACGGCTCGTTCAGGCTGATTAAACAGGATCAAGGCTGGACGCTCGAATCCGCAAGCAGCCGCTTATACAAAAACGGTCACCGGATTGACGGAAAGACCGACATTCAAATTGGAGACATCCTCCTTTGGGGATTTATGACGATCACGGTTGTCGATGATGACATCATGGCGGTCTCTGATTTAGAGGAGTTCAAAACGACCCTGACTGAAGCTAGAAAGCCGGAAAGCGAAATGAAGAAGAAATATCCGGCTTACCGCAGAACACCAAGGATGATTTATGATCTCCCGGACGACAAAATAAGCCTGAACATGCCGCTTCAGGAAACAGAGGATACAAACAGAGGACTCTGGCTCATCATCATGCCTCCTCTTGTCATGCTCATTCTGATGGGGATTGTAGCCCTTGTTCAGCCAAGAGGAATTTACATCATTATCACCGTTGCCATGTTCTCCATGACACTGATTACCTCCTCTGTTCAATATTTTAAAGAGCGCAGTCAGCGCAAAAAAAGGGAAGAGCGCCGCGTCCGGGTTTACAAAGCTTATTTAGAGCGTTCCCGCGCGGAGCTTCAGGAACTTTCTCAGCGACAAAAGACCGTCCTCCGCTATCATTTTCCTTCCTTTGAAAAAATGAAGTATATGACCGAGGATATTTCTGACCGAATCTGGGAGCGCACCATCGACAGCAAAGACTTCCTGCAGCTTCGAATCGGAAACGGACAAAGTCCGTCCAGCTATACCGTCACCTTAAGCAGCTCGGACCTTGCAAATAGAGAGATTGACGATTTGCTCGAACAGTCTCAGGATCTGGAGAAGGCGTACAAGGAAGTAGGTCCCGTCCCCATTCCGGTTCAGCTGAAGGATGGAGCAATGGGACTTATCGGAAAAGAAAAAACTGTAAAAAAAGAGCTTCATCAGCTTATCGGCCAGCTTGCTTTTTCCCACAGCTACCATGACCTCCGCTTTGTGTTCATCTTTGATGAAGACGAATACGAGGATTGGCAATGGATGAAATGGCTTCCTCATTTCCAGCTTCCGCATGCATATGCCAAAGGGATGATCTACAATGAGCAGACGAGAGACCAGCTATTATCCTCTTTATACGAACTCATTCGCGAACGCGACATTCAAAAGGATGAAAAAGGCATCTTTTTCTCCCCGCATATCGTGTTCATTGTGACGAATCAGCAGCTGATTGCCGATCACATTATTCTCGAGTATTTGGAAAGCGAGCATCAAAAGCTTGGAATTTCCGCCATTTTCGCAGCTGAAAACAAAGAAAGTCTAACAGAGCACATTCATACGCTGATCCGCTATGTGAATGAAAAAGAAGGGGACATTCTCATTCAGGAGAAAAAAGCCGTTCAAATTCCATTCAATCTCGATCAGCACTCTCTGGAGACGAACGAAACATTTGCCAGAACGCTACGGACGCTTGATCACCTGACCGGCATGACGAATTCCATACCGAACAGCGTTTCCTTCCTGGGCATGTTCCAGGCGAAGGAAGTGGACGAGCTTCCAATCGAGCAAAATTGGCTCACAAGGGAATCGGCCAAATCACTTGCCGTTCCAATCGGCTTAAAAGGAAAAGAAGACCTCGTCGAGCTGAACCTGCATGAAAAGGCTCATGGACCTCATGGATTGCTCGCCGGAACAACCGGATCCGGAAAAAGTGAATTTCTGCAGACCTACATTTTGTCTCTGGCTGCTCACTTCCATCCGCATGAAGTCGCGTTCCTGCTCATTGACTACAAGGGCGGGGGAATGGCTCAGCCGTTTAAAAACATGCCGCATTTGCTCGGAACCATTACAAACATCGAAGGCAGCAAAAACTTTAGCGCCCGGGCTCTTGCCTCCATCAAAAGCGAGCTGAAGCGCCGCCAGCGCCTGTTTGACCAGCATACCGTCAACCACATTAACGACTATACAAAGCTATACAAAAAAGGCGAGGCAACCGATCCTCTGCCGCATCTGTTCCTAATCTCCGATGAGTTCGCCGAGCTGAAAAGCGAAGAGCCGGACTTTATCCGCGAGCTCGTCTCGGCAGCCCGTATCGGACGGAGCTTAGGGGTTCACTTAATTCTAGCGACCCAAAAGCCAGGCGGCGTAATCGACAACCAAATCTGGAGTAACGCCCGTTTCCGCGTCGCACTTAAAGTACAGGATGCGACCGACAGTAAAGAGATTTTGAAAAACGCGGATGCCGCGGCCATTACCGTAACCGGCCGCGGATACCTGCAGGTCGGAAACAACGAAGTGTACGAGCTGTTCCAATCCGCCTGGAGCGGGGCGCCCTATAACGAAGAAACGCGTGAGGGCGAGGACGAGGTCGCGCTCGTCACCGATCTCGGCTTTGTTCCGCTCTCAGACGTCTCTGCATCCATCGAGAAAAAGCGGGACGTCCAAACAGAAATCGACGTCGTAGTCGAAAAAATCGCCGAAACCCAAAAGAAACTCAACATCAAAAAGCTCCCAAGTCCATGGCTGCCGCCTCTTGAAGAACGCATTTCAAGAATCGGGCACATGTCGGAGCAAGAGGGCGAGATTGTCATGGGAATCATCGATGAACCGGAGAAACAAAGCCAAACGGCCTTTGCCTATAACATGATCGACGACGGAAGCATCGGAATTTTCGGTACATCCGGATATGGAAAATCAGTCTCCGCCATGACCCTGCTGATGGGGATGGCATCCAAAATGAGTCCGGAAGAACTTCATGTCTATATCATGGACTTCGGAAACGGAGCGCTGCTGCCATTGCGCCAGCTTCCACATACGGCTGACTACTTTCTGGTTGATCAATCCAGAAAAATTGAAAAATTCATGAGTATCCTGAAAGATGAGCTGGCAAAACGAAAACGCTTATTCCAGCAGCATGAAGTCAGCAGCATCAAAATGTACAACAATTTAAGTCCTGAAAAGCTTCCGGTCATTTTCATCACCATTGATAACTTCGACATCATTAAAGACGAAATGTACGACCTGGAAACCGAATTGAATCAAATTTTAAGGGACGGCCAGTCTCTCGGAATTTATATGATGATCACAGCCTCCCGTGCGAACGCTGTCCGTCATTCAATCATGAGCAACCTGAAAACGAAAATTGCCCATTATATGCTGGATTCGTCTGAGCTTCATGCCATTGTCGGCCGTCCCCAATACGCAATGGAAGCCATTCCGGGCCGCGCCTTCATTAAGAAGGAGCATACGTACTTTGCCCAGATGCTCCTGCCGGCAGATGGAGCGAATGATTATGAACTGCTCGATCAGCTGAAAGAAGACATTCAAATGTTGGTCGAAAAATACAGCAGCTATACCCGTCCAAAACCGGTGCCGATGCTGCCGACCGATCTTTCTACGATTACGTTCTCTCAATACATCGAAGGCCACCAGCGTCCGGGTATTATCCCAATTGGCCTTCACGAGGAACAGGTTCAGCCGGTTCATCTCAACCTGCTGAAAAACAAGCACTGCCTCATCATTGGCCAGTCGCAAAAAGGAAAAACGAATGTGCTTAAAGTCGTCATCAACACCGTGATGGCCCAGCAGGAAGAAAAAATCGCCCTGTTCGACTCCATCGACCGCGGACTGTCAAGCTATGCGACAGAAGAAAAAATTGATTACCTCGAGTCAAAGGAGAGCATCGCTGCATGGCTTGATTATGTGGAAGCTCTCATGACAGAACGCGAAGAACAGTACATGAAAGCCATCAATGAAGGAAAAGCAGGAGAGGTCAGCTTTACTCCGCTGCTGCTGGTCATTGACGGCTATGCGAGATTCCTGCAGGCAGCCGACTCGCTAATCCAGGACCGCATCGTGAAGTTCATGAAAAACTTCAGCCATCTTGGATTCAACATCATCGTCGCTGGAAGCAACGCTGAAATTTCAAAAGGCTACGATACACTGTCGTCTGAACTGAAACAAATCCGTCAAGCCATTATCCTGATGAAAAAATCCGAGCAAACGATTCTCACCCTTCCATATGACAGGAAGGAAGTTGAAATCAATGCAGGCTTCGGCTACTACGCAGAAAATGGCAGAGTGACAAAAATCCAAATTCCTCTAAGCGCAATTGAAAGGAAGATCTATTCATGA
- the essB gene encoding type VII secretion protein EssB — MAEKNPDYLEQQLECSITKEKLERSFIFQQEKIKLDDPLEIAMLEKIDQDIAREIEMTENELIIKVRPSESYQNFSELHKKDRHSRWVFAHQLVEKVKSHTYPRLHLVVAPDNLVLTKGLAPFFLHYGVKESLPPYEKDEERIWHEVRAVIAAAIDEKFTFEEYIKFHDTLQVSPLVKEIFDAKTTEDLSALISRKIMLLEEKERSLVHIPEKKWKTFRYVGLGLIILLIPAIIYTVYSVFFLQPRAEAFVESSQHYQTSSYSDVISDLEKYKLESMPKVVKYQLAHSYIVTGDFVVGGEQKEEIRNDLTLQTDTRYYDYWIRMGRGESEKALEIAREFDDRFMIMAALASYKYQLKANKDMKAEEKEAKIKDVETEYNDFKKALDEEREQKAEEKKKEQEALQKVEEQEAKEKAAKEAAEAKAKKPADSKPAAPASGQPAAPNTN; from the coding sequence ATGGCAGAAAAGAATCCTGACTATTTGGAGCAGCAGCTCGAATGCAGCATCACGAAAGAAAAACTGGAACGTTCGTTTATTTTTCAGCAGGAGAAAATCAAGCTGGATGATCCGCTTGAAATTGCCATGCTCGAAAAGATCGATCAAGATATTGCCAGAGAAATTGAAATGACGGAGAACGAGCTCATCATCAAAGTTAGACCGTCCGAGTCTTATCAAAACTTCAGCGAGCTTCACAAAAAAGACCGTCACAGCCGATGGGTGTTTGCCCACCAGCTTGTGGAAAAGGTTAAATCCCACACGTACCCAAGACTTCATCTCGTTGTCGCTCCGGATAATCTGGTGCTCACAAAAGGCCTGGCGCCGTTCTTTCTTCATTACGGAGTGAAAGAAAGTCTACCCCCATATGAAAAAGATGAGGAACGCATCTGGCATGAAGTAAGAGCGGTTATTGCTGCAGCCATAGATGAGAAATTCACGTTTGAAGAGTATATCAAATTCCACGATACGCTTCAGGTTTCTCCTCTTGTAAAAGAAATTTTTGATGCAAAAACAACCGAAGATCTTTCCGCATTGATAAGCAGAAAAATTATGCTGCTGGAAGAGAAAGAACGCAGTCTTGTACATATTCCTGAAAAGAAGTGGAAAACGTTCCGATACGTTGGTCTTGGACTTATCATTCTTCTGATCCCTGCAATTATTTACACCGTCTATTCTGTTTTCTTCCTCCAGCCAAGAGCAGAGGCCTTCGTTGAGAGCAGTCAGCATTACCAGACGAGCAGCTATAGTGATGTCATCAGCGACCTTGAAAAATACAAGCTGGAGTCTATGCCTAAGGTTGTAAAATACCAGCTTGCTCATTCCTATATTGTCACAGGCGATTTTGTTGTCGGGGGCGAACAAAAGGAAGAGATCCGCAATGACCTGACGCTCCAAACAGATACCAGGTATTATGATTACTGGATCCGGATGGGCCGCGGGGAAAGTGAAAAAGCCCTTGAAATCGCAAGAGAATTCGACGATCGATTTATGATTATGGCGGCTCTGGCTTCCTACAAATATCAGCTGAAAGCAAACAAAGATATGAAAGCAGAAGAGAAAGAAGCAAAGATTAAAGACGTTGAGACAGAATATAATGATTTCAAAAAAGCCTTAGACGAAGAAAGAGAGCAAAAAGCTGAAGAAAAGAAAAAAGAGCAGGAAGCTCTTCAAAAAGTAGAAGAACAAGAAGCGAAAGAGAAGGCAGCTAAAGAAGCAGCGGAAGCAAAAGCCAAAAAACCTGCCGATTCAAAACCGGCAGCCCCTGCTAGCGGACAGCCTGCAGCACCGAATACGAATTAA
- a CDS encoding EsaB/YukD family protein, which produces MYIEVTVDLKNYTGEVFDLRLSDYHSVKKMIDIVWQAKCISDPPREGHWVRVPNKQKVIPGDRQLAESGIMTGDRLEIL; this is translated from the coding sequence ATGTATATTGAAGTAACAGTTGACTTGAAAAATTATACTGGAGAAGTGTTTGACCTTCGCCTATCAGACTATCATTCCGTCAAGAAAATGATTGATATCGTCTGGCAGGCTAAATGCATTTCTGACCCACCTCGAGAAGGGCATTGGGTCCGCGTTCCGAACAAGCAGAAGGTCATCCCCGGTGACCGCCAGCTTGCGGAGAGCGGCATTATGACTGGAGATCGACTTGAAATACTGTAA
- a CDS encoding WXG100 family type VII secretion target has protein sequence MAGLIKVTPEELVVKSNDFKAESENVHQQITRLNGKMDELRDLWKGSASEAFSEQWDTLRPSVEKMETMLAEVSQQLNKTAEALRNADQDIANQIRG, from the coding sequence ATGGCAGGACTTATTAAAGTAACACCAGAAGAACTTGTAGTAAAATCAAACGATTTCAAAGCAGAGAGCGAAAATGTACACCAGCAAATCACACGTTTAAATGGTAAAATGGACGAGCTAAGAGATCTTTGGAAAGGTTCCGCAAGTGAAGCATTCTCCGAGCAGTGGGATACACTAAGACCTTCTGTTGAAAAAATGGAAACAATGCTTGCAGAAGTTAGCCAGCAGCTTAACAAAACAGCTGAAGCACTTCGCAACGCTGACCAAGATATCGCTAACCAAATCCGCGGCTAA